The genomic DNA GAAGGCATTCATATCGTGAGCAGTAAGCAGGTAAGTATCTCGGCGGGTGGCAACTTGAGTTTATCTGCTGGTAAAACGATGAGTCTGTCCGCAGGCAGTGAGCTGCGTATGGATTGCAACGGTAGTCATATTCAATTGAGCGGATCAGCGGATATGAAGGGTAGCGAAGTGAAGTCGAATTAGGCTGCAGGGCGGCTGCTGAATGGCGGCAACATGATGATATGACATGAAGAGCTTTAGGTGGTGGATGAAAGCAAATGGAGAAGCCTATAGATGAGCTAGACCCGCAGCAGCGGCAAGCCATTTTGGATCAGGCGTGGTTTCTGATCCGCAGAGATTGGGCGCTGAAGTTCAAGGTGACGCAAGAGAAACGGATTCAAGCCTGTGTCGAGGTCTTCCAAGGATACTGTCAGAAGATTCGGCAAGAGCAGCTTCAAGGAAGAAAAGGAAAGATCGGTTATATCACGTACTCCGTGCTACGTACCACATGGCTGGAGGAGCAGCCTACTTATCTCGTGGAGGCAGCAGACGCCTTATGGGTACTTGATCCTGAACCGATCCGATTCGAATATGATACAGAGTGGACGTTCTCCTATTGGTGTGATTTGCAGCAGCATTTGAGAACGGAGGTAGAGAAACAACAAATTTCTCTAACAGAGCTGGAATGGGAGCAGATCATGCTGGAGGCAGCGGTACATATTCATGAGCTAGTGGTGAATATGATTCGTTTGGCGATGAAACAGGCGGTGTGTTTACCGGAGTTTCAGGAACTGGAGCGGGAAGAAACATTCGAGATTCGTGTTGGAGAGTACCTGGATCAGAGTGTGTCTGTGTATAAAGAAGACCGCAGACGGATGGATGCGAACGTAATCAAGTCGTGGCTGGAGGAAAAAGAAGAACAAGCCTACAGCTATCAGGCGTTGGAGGGCATCCAGCTATCGGACGGGGATTATAGCCAGTTGGATTTTCGGTATACGGCCTTTCGCCAGATCAAGATGGAACATAATCGCTTGCGTGGCTGTGTCTTGGTTGGAACGATGTGGGAGGAAAGTCGACTCGATGGGATCGACTTAACATACAGCTTGCTTCATGGAGCCGATTTTAGCGGTTGCTCCATGAGAGGGGCAATATTGGATGTTGTTATGGGCAACGCCGGATATGGCTCGGATGCTTCTTTAGATTGGGAGCCACTGGGGTTTGCTGGCGTAGATTTCACAGGGACGAGCTTGCAGGGAGCTCATTTTCAAGATGCACAGTTGCGAGGAGCTGTATTCCAAGATGCCCTGCTGCAAAGAGCGTCCTTGAACGGAGCGGATCTAACAGATGCTTATTTTGCGGGAGCGGACGTGTCAGGTGCTTCCTTTGAGGGAGCCTATTTGAACCGGGCCGATTTTACGGGCGCAAATGTACAAGGCGTGATGTTTACCGACGAACAGCGTAGGCAGGCCATTGGATTGGAATGTGTAGCCCTTGAGTCTCCTTCATGGGGGGAGCCTTCTACATCTGCACAGGCGAGGGATGGCAGGAAAAGGGAGTGGTTGCATTGAGATATTTCCGACTGATGATGGATGAGCGGGTAAAACATCGGATAGAACCTGCTGCGCTCTCTCCCTTGCAGGTAGAGGCCATCCTGTCAGATGCCCCGATGAAGGAACCGCAGGATGAACCTCTTTTTTTAGATGTACATACTGATCAACGAACGATATACCCAGATTTTTTGGAATTTCCAATGCCGCTGGTGTCGGATCGGCTGAAAGCATTATTGGAGAAATATATGCCGGGACTGGAATGGGAAGCGGCCATCCTTACCGATTTTCAGCAAGCTAGACAGGACGTGTACTGGATACTTCGGCCGCCGATAGTAGATTGCCTTTCCGTACAAACGGAGTGGTATCCCAATGATACGTTGAAGCATTTGGTGCTCAAACAGGGGGATATCCCATCGCCTGTTTTTCGGATTGCGGGACTGATCGAACCCCATATCTATATTCATCTGGCTGTGGCGGAAAGTCTGCTGCGCCGATCTTTTACAGGCATTCGAGTACAACGAATCGAGATGGAGCACTAAGGAGGATGGAGCAAGGTGGAAGAAGCCCAAGTGAAACCGGGAACCGGTGCGAAAAAGAGCTATGTCGTGGCAGGAGCAATTTTAAGCTGTAGTTATGGCACGCAGCCTACGCGTTTGAAACGGCCTTTTAGCCATGGGGTCTACGTGAAAAACAAGGCACAAATGAACATTGGAGATTATGTACCGGGAGTGAACATCCAGTCTTTTGGGAACTGCTCCAGTCCATTAAATCCGGCTGTGCAAGCCAGTGACATGGTGGACATCTATGGCGTGAAGAAAGCCCCGTGCGTTCCTGTCCTGACCATGCCGTGGCTGAACGGAAAAAGCGACATGAGGATTGAGGGCCAACCTGCCTTGACACAGAACTGTACCCACCAGTGTCTGTATTGTGGTCATATCCGAATTGAAAATGACGGGCAGGAGCTGGATTAAAGACCTGCTCTTTGACTTGTTTCATGACGCCATATTTCGGATACTCCCTCGCAATTTTATGTTGTCGGAAAGGAGAACTGAAAGGACTTGAGCGTATTGCAATACATGGAAACGGATGGGCGTTTTTAAAGCGCCTCGCCTCCCGCTTTGGGTCGGTATTAGTGCCAGAGGTCACCGCAGCTTCTCCCAAGGTTTTTTTCGGGATGCCGGAAGGCAAATCGTACAGGGTGGAACGGGATGTATTTTACCGGGAAAGGAGAAAATCGTCAGGCATTACGCGCAGTTCGAGGCTTCTTATCGCAAGGAGCTGGGGCTGGAGCCGCCGCAGGAGCTGAGAAGCCAGAAGATATCATATTTGGAGTAGGTCGGCAAGTCGATGTATGGGGGTAAAATAGTGGACAAAGTTTTTCTTGTCCAACCGTTTTTACCGAAAACTGAATACTGGATTAATAAGAAAGTGATTATTCCCAGTTGAACAATCTATTAGGGGATAGTCTCTTTTTTGTTTTTTCGACAGCATTCGCGGTTTTGTGAGAATTTTGTGAGAACGGTTTGATAGAATGTTATTGCAATGGGGAGGGAGAGGCAATATGGGCGAGTGAATCAAGCGATACTGTTCGGAGTTCTGGTAAATCGAGCGTTTCAGTCACGATTTATAATCAGGACGAGCAGCAACACGTAAGTAGCGACGGTAAATAGCGCAGGAAAGATATAGAAGATTATTGGAGTTGTAGCAGAAGCGTTGAGAGACGATTGAAACTCGTATGAACTTCATCATCGAATATAACGAGAGGCGAGTGAAAGTAGCAGATGATTAGACGGTGTATTTCTTCGTTATTGGTATTATTTCTTATTGCAGGAGTGACCCCTGTACATGCAGCCGCTACTAACTTGGCGTTAAATAAAACTGCAACAGCTAGCAGTATATGGTTCGGTTCTCTTCCAAGTTATGCAGTCGACGGGAATCCACGTAGTGAGTGGGGACCATCAACCGCAAGCGGTTCTCCTTGGCTCAAGGTTGACTTAGGCTCGGTAACACAATTTAATAGTTATATGGTACAGACATTGTCAGATCGGTACAACAGTGCGATCACATTAGAAACAAGCAATGATGATTCAACTTGGACTGTATTGGATACAGTATCTGGAAATACTAGTGTAACTATCAATAAAACATTGCCTCAAGTTGTCAGTGCAAGATATGTGAAGGTTACGATTAATTCGTGGTCTTTTTTTCCTGACATTACAGAATTCCAACTATACAATACCTCGCTGGGGGCGCCAACCGACGTCGCAGCTACAGCAAGTGATGAGCAAGTAACGTTAAACTGGAGCAGCGGGTTGAATGCAACGAGCTATAAAGTGTATCAAGGAACATCGCCAGGTATATACGATGCAGCTCCGGTAGCGACAGTCAACGGCACAACTGCAACAGTAACAGGGCTGACCAATGGTACAACTTATTACTTTGCGGTTAAGTCTAATAACGAACACGGGGAAAGCTCTTTCTCGAATGAAGTGAGCGCAAAGCCACATATGAACCCGCCTGCGGCACCAACAGGACTCACAGCGACAGCCAGTAACAGACAAGTAGCGTTAAGCTGGAACAGTGTTGCCGGAGCTGTCACCTACGATGTTTACAAGGGAACAACATTGGGGTCCTACGAGTCAACTCCGGTTGCGACCGTGAGCGGGGCGACTTATAGCTACACGGAAACAGGTTTAACGAACGGTGTGACGTATTATTTTGTAATCAAGGCAAGCAACGCAGGAGGCAACAGCGACAACTCCAATGAAGCGAGTGCAACGCCTCAAGTTTCAGTACCTGGAGTGCCGGTATTGCTGCCCGCCACAGCGGGAGATTCGCGAGTAAGTTTAACTTGGAATCCGATGATCGATTCCACGGGGTACAAAATATTCAAAAGTACGACTTCCGGGGCTTATGGGGCAGAAGAAACCACGGTAAGTGGCTCGGTATACAGCTATGATGTAACAGGATTGGCGAATGGCACCACATACTATTTTGTCGTCCAAGCAACGAATCCAGCAGGAGAAAGCACTGCTTCCAATGAAGTGAGCGAAACGCCCAAAACCGTGCCGTCATCGCCAACGGATGTAACTGTGACAGCAGGTGATAAACAAGCGACCGTTAGCTTCAATACCCCTGTCGAAAATG from Paenibacillus sp. FSL R10-2782 includes the following:
- a CDS encoding pentapeptide repeat-containing protein; translation: MEKPIDELDPQQRQAILDQAWFLIRRDWALKFKVTQEKRIQACVEVFQGYCQKIRQEQLQGRKGKIGYITYSVLRTTWLEEQPTYLVEAADALWVLDPEPIRFEYDTEWTFSYWCDLQQHLRTEVEKQQISLTELEWEQIMLEAAVHIHELVVNMIRLAMKQAVCLPEFQELEREETFEIRVGEYLDQSVSVYKEDRRRMDANVIKSWLEEKEEQAYSYQALEGIQLSDGDYSQLDFRYTAFRQIKMEHNRLRGCVLVGTMWEESRLDGIDLTYSLLHGADFSGCSMRGAILDVVMGNAGYGSDASLDWEPLGFAGVDFTGTSLQGAHFQDAQLRGAVFQDALLQRASLNGADLTDAYFAGADVSGASFEGAYLNRADFTGANVQGVMFTDEQRRQAIGLECVALESPSWGEPSTSAQARDGRKREWLH
- a CDS encoding DUF4280 domain-containing protein codes for the protein MEEAQVKPGTGAKKSYVVAGAILSCSYGTQPTRLKRPFSHGVYVKNKAQMNIGDYVPGVNIQSFGNCSSPLNPAVQASDMVDIYGVKKAPCVPVLTMPWLNGKSDMRIEGQPALTQNCTHQCLYCGHIRIENDGQELD
- a CDS encoding S-layer homology domain-containing protein, with protein sequence MIRRCISSLLVLFLIAGVTPVHAAATNLALNKTATASSIWFGSLPSYAVDGNPRSEWGPSTASGSPWLKVDLGSVTQFNSYMVQTLSDRYNSAITLETSNDDSTWTVLDTVSGNTSVTINKTLPQVVSARYVKVTINSWSFFPDITEFQLYNTSLGAPTDVAATASDEQVTLNWSSGLNATSYKVYQGTSPGIYDAAPVATVNGTTATVTGLTNGTTYYFAVKSNNEHGESSFSNEVSAKPHMNPPAAPTGLTATASNRQVALSWNSVAGAVTYDVYKGTTLGSYESTPVATVSGATYSYTETGLTNGVTYYFVIKASNAGGNSDNSNEASATPQVSVPGVPVLLPATAGDSRVSLTWNPMIDSTGYKIFKSTTSGAYGAEETTVSGSVYSYDVTGLANGTTYYFVVQATNPAGESTASNEVSETPKTVPSSPTDVTVTAGDKQATVSFNTPVENGGSPITRYEVTASPGNITTIGTASPITVTGLSNDTTYTFTVKAENGAGSSAASTVSKEVTPTAPSRNRDKSVTDTSSESSTSTISPTQTTSPAPAPTPEPAQPTVDVFKSSIVNVASSVKAIESKVAEAKQANVKTELADIKGHWAEKAINTFVKLQFIKGYENGQFKPNGNITRAEFAMLVSRVFDISGDADHSAAMSDISSHWAKGAIEKLASAGVIGGYGDGTFKPNQTISREEIVIILSRIVNLSSVNKDDSKGNFTDLSSASSYATNAIKDVAEAGIITGKSDGVFDPQGNATRAEALTIILNALSLHPQVKNLVGSLD